The genomic stretch CAGGTACCCATCCAATCACCATCATGGCTAGTGCAATGCCTGCTCCGCATTTTCTCCTCCAACGGCTGTTCGCATCTCAATGCATTACTTGCAACACGCCCAAGTCGGCCTTGGATCCTCTTCGCTTATGCACCCGCGGCACGGAAGAAGGAAAGGTAGTCGTCAACCCCCAGCTCAACTTGCATCCTTCCAAGCCAGGCTTGCCCTTTTGCAACTTGACCGCTTCTTTCACCTCCAACGGCGAAGAAGCTACCCCTCTGTGCATCGAGATGCAGTGGCGAGTCTAGACTTGTGGAACTGCACGGCCCATGACTGGCTGACGGCCCGCGACTAGCGACATATAACGCTCTTTTTCTCGTATCTAGTTTCGCGCGCGAACTTCGTGTTCATAGGAAATCATTCCGGCACTGAAATCGTGCTTCCGATGCGTTTAGTCAGCTGTAGTTCGGTATCATGCCATAACGACTGTTTCAGTCCGGCTGTAGCACAGTGAGTATTCATGACGCCATAGTATTGGCAAGGTTACAAAGATATGAGCGCGCACCGAGATTAGAGTAAGCGGCTCATGCCGTTGTGGCGATGGTCGTTCCTGTAGTAGCCTACTCGACACGTATGTTCTACAGTATTTTACATGGTCTATCCATTACGCCTTGCTCTCTTTTAGTCTTTTAATTCCCAATCTGGCGTTGTTCACTCCCTCGGCAAACTTGATCTTTTTTGACAGAGTCATGGCCTCTTCATACTTTTGCCTCGCTTCGTCCGTCTTGCCTTGCATTTCGAAGAATTCGCCTAGATTATGTGTCGCAACGGCGCAGCCAACATCGCACTCGTCTGTTCGGTCTGGGGCCTTGATTTGGGCGGCGTGAGCGAGGGCTCTTGTTGCCCATGTACGAGCTTGGTCGATGAGAAGAGCACGGGGCGCCGAGTTGCTGACAGGGAAGTCGGTGGGCGCGGATGAGAGGGTTGGAGCGGAAGAGGATGGAGGTGTTTGTTGGGCGAGGCAGGTGGATATGTTGTTCACTACAAGTGTTAGGAAAGAAGAGATGACTCAACAAACAACTTACTTAGGACAACGCCGTGGCACGAATTGGGCGGGCATAGCTGGAGTGCCTTGACAAACAATGGTGTCGCCAAGTAGTGAGAGTCGAATTGCTCGTAGTGTGTCGCAAGAGCTGGGTTATTAGCAGACGTCAAAAGCTGTAGATTGGTTACACACCTTCAAGTGTACCACCCATTTCTTCATCATTCATCCATGGCCCCTCGCCTTCTTTGACTCCCTCCGTCTCCCGCCGCTGCTGTTCTTTGAGCGCACTCTCCACTGCCTCGACTAGCCGCTTTTCGCCATTTTCCGGCTCATTGACATATCTTACATCATACAGCTGGCCTAGCTTGAGATTGATTTGCACCATGTTCTTCTTTACCCTACTCCTGTTGCCATTTGTCCAGTGCTTGTCCGAGAATTCGTCCACCCACCGCTGGCAATCGTTGCGCATAATCTCCAAGACGTCAATGGCCAGACTATAGTATCCTGCATCTTCAAACAAGGCAGCAATTGTGTGTACCACCCATTTCTTCATCATTCATCCATGGCCCTCGCCTTCTTTGACTCCCTCCGTCTCCCGCCGCTGCTGTTCTTTGAGCGCACTCTCCACTGCCTCGACTAGCCGCTTTTCGCCATTTTCCGGCTCATTGACATATCTTACATCATACAGCTGGCCTAGCTTGAGATTGATTTGCACCATGTTCTTCTTTACCCTACTCCTGTTGCCATTTGTCCAGTGCTTGTCCGAGAATTCGTCCACCCACCGCTGGCAATCGTTGCGCATAATCTCCAAGACGTCAATGGCCAGACTATAGTATCCTGCATCTTCAAACAAGGCAGCAATTGTGTATTTGACGCCCATAATTTCGTCGCTAAAAGGATCCATGCCAAGTTCGTCGGCGAGTGCCAGTGCTTGCCGAAAATGCTTGTTGGCTTCGCGGATATCGAGCCATTTGCCGCGGCTATAAAATAAAGCTCTACGAAGCTTCTTGGCAACATGATCAGGGACGTTCTTGTAGTACCACGGAATGTAGAAGACGCAAATGCCCGAGACGAACACAATCCTGTATGGTTAGTTAGACGTCAATCGATGATAGGATGCAACCACGTACATGCCAATCGCAAAGGGAAACATGATGGGGCTCTTGCGGAACTGCTCTCTAAATTGGTCCCGCATCGAAGAGCGATGCCGCCGGCCCAATTGCTGTTGCACAGGCCGCCATGTTTTCGCAGGTGATAGACGACCTACAAGGGGAGTCTGCGCTTCGCATCGTACGAATGCGCCAATTCGGGGCGCTGCTCGAGGCACCGTCCTAAACATGGTGGTGGTGAAGGGGCTTCACCGTCCATGACGAGGAACTTTTAGTGTCGGACGCGTGCAGTCTCGTCTCATAGGGCTGAACGGCGCCGCATGACGTAGCCAATCATCAACGCGCCGCATCGCGACCGACATGCCTTCCCATCTACAACACACGGGCATGTCTTAAAATGTGCGGCCGATATGCGCTGGCCTTGGTGAGTCTTATTATATTGGCTGTCTTCTATTACTAACAAGTCAGCGGCCATCCGAGGTCCGCCAGCAGCTCGAGCGGTCGCAAATGCCCGTAGAGGAAGCGCCGAATGACGACGACGTGCGTCAAAGCTACAACTTTGCACCAGGCTATCATGGCCTCGTATATCGAGCAGAGGCAGAAAGTAACAAAGACACCAAGTACAAACTACAATCCATGCAATGGGGTCTCGTACCGTTCTGGACCAAGCGTAACCCCGACTATGGAATTAAGCTCAAGACGATCAACTGCCGAGACGACTCTTTGGTTGAAGACTGTGGCATGTGGACTACTATGAAAAAGAAGAAGCGGTGCATCATCGTGGCTCAGGGCTTCTATGAATGGCAAAAGAAGAATGGCGGCAAGGAAAAGATACCACACTTTGTCAAACGCCAGGACGGCCAGCTCATGTGCTTTGCAGGGTTATGGGATAGAGTGCAGTTTGAAGGTAAGACTCGTGCCCTTTGCGTCTCAGGTGCTGACAGTGATAGACTCAGATAAAGAGCTCTTCACCTATACAATCATCACCACCGTCTCGAATAAGCAGCTTAACTTTTTGCACGACCGTATGCCAGTCATGTTTGATAATGGCTCGGACGCTATCCGGACTTGGCTCGACCCAAGTCGCACCGAGTGGAATGATGCCTTGCAGTCATTGTTGCGACCTTTCCATGGCAAACTAGAGTGCTACCCAGTCAGCAAAGACGTTGGCAAGGTTGGCAACAATTCGCCCTCGTTTCTCGTACCCGTCGATAGCGCGGCCAACAAGAATAACATTGCCAACTTTTTCCAAAGTCCGCAAAAGCAATCCGTCAACAGAACGGAGCCTGACGTCAAAGTTGAGCACGAAGATGAAACCCGTGCGACGACGGACCGCATCCAAGGAACCGAAGACAATGCTCCATTACCTGTTTCAGAGACTCACGGCATCAAACGAGAACACGACGACGATGAGTCTGAATTACCAAGCAAACGCCTAAACAGCAATGCGGCTCCGAGTCCTGCCAAAACGTCCAAGAGGCAGGGCACTAGGAGCGCCACGAACAACGGCAGTGCCGCAAAGACGACCAAAGACAAGGCATCTCGGAAGATTACGGCCTTTTTTACCAGCAAGTGAGATGTACCTACGAATCCATTCCAGCATGTCGGGTCCGGCTACGGATGATGGATACGTCGGATGAATTGGCGGTGAAGAAGGCCTCAATCACTCGGGTACAGTACACAACATGTTGCGCGGAGAAGGAACTATGGATGTGATGAGAAAAACTGCCCCTTGCAGAACAGAGGACGCCTGATGGATAGCGTAAAATGCGCGAGCAAAAGGTAGATTGACCATGTTGTGTAGGTGGCGCTACCAACCTTGGTTCCGGTTCCATCTGTTGCCCCGCGCTAACAGCGGGGATGGGCGACCGGCCATTTAGCGGCCGTCATCTCGACAAAACACCATCGTTCTGCCTTTTTTAGTCTTGCCATGCCCGGCGCGACGCATGCTGCACTTGCTTCTCAAAAGGCCCACATTTGCATCTCGGACACGCGCTGACCGTTTCTGATCAACACATCATCCTTTTTGCACAGTATCGAATTTTCAAATTTCTGACTTCATCGACATGTAAATTTTCGATATTTGCGAAATCATTCTTTCAAACGGCTCCAAGTCTGCCAAGACAAAAACTAATCATAACGCTTCAGCGTCAGCCTTGGAATTTCCTCACCATGGTTTCCAAAATGGAATCTCTCATGGATCTGGTGACGCAGAACCAGCCGCACTTTCAAACACGTCAAGCCCTCCTTGTCATTGGCCTACAAAACGACTTTTGTCAACCCGACGGCCGGCTTCCAGTCGATACCAGCACCGGCTTTCTCGAGCGCATCGGAACACTGATTCCCAAGTTTAGAGAAATCAGCGGCAATGTGATTTGGGTTCAGACGCTGTATGAGGCTGATCGGATTGCGACCGGAGCAGACACGGGCGAAGGCGACGCCCTGGTCGTGGGCGGGCTGATTGATGGAGACGAGAGCAGCACCGAGGCTGGCGACGAAGAGTTGGGCAAGGAAGCAGCCTTGTTGCCTGCGCAGTCACGATCTTCAAAACACAAGCAACGAGCCCTCGACTTGCTAAAGCGCGTCTCGGCGCGCAGAAAGACGCTTCCAAAAGAGATTGCCAAGGCGTCGGTCGAAGAGGACGATGAGCTGTTTCTGTTAAAGAGCGAGAATCGGACGCCAGCATGTGTACCAGGTACAAGCGGAGCCGAGTTCGCAGGTCCCTTTGCTGGCCAGATTCAACGGCCGGCAGACAGTGTCATCAAGACGACAAACTATTCAGCCTTCCAGGGCACGAACCTGTTGATGACTTTGCGCGCAAAACTCGTTACTGAACTCTTTATATGCGGATGCATTACTAATGTGTCTGTGCTTGCAACCGTCATTGATGCAGCCCGACATGGCGTTAAGATTTGTGTCGTGGAAGACTGTCTGGGCTTTCGCAAGGAGAACCGTCATGACTTGGCCTTGAGACGCATGGACGAATTCTTTGATGCCTACCTGGTCAATAGCGAGGAGATCTTGAGCAAGGAGCCTCTGCCAACGTCCAAGAAACCAGCAAAACCTGACAAAGATAGTCAACAAGCTCTCGAGTCGGCTCTGGGCAAAATGTCTCTGGGCGAAACCAAGAAAGCTGAGAATGAGTTGAAGACTGCAAGTGAGCGTGGTCCAGAGACTAGCGACAAGGACTTCTCCGATTTGCTAGTCAGGGGTGCCCAGCTACCTGCAGAGGAACAAGAACCGAAGCCGCAACTGGTCAAGACTAAGATTCGAATGCGGACGGGCaggacgaagaagaagaaaaaggCAAAAGAAGAAGTCAGCCCGGAAGAGCCTGCTACCAGCACAGCCGAAACACAGCCTACGTCATCTCAACCTTTACCAACACCGCAAATCACCAAGGCGGAAAGCGTGGTTGACTTGCGTGAAAAGGAAACCAAGCAACAGGCGTTGAAGAATGCAGCATCTGTACCGGCTCTGTCTACAAAGGGCGAGGAAAAGGAAAAGAATCGATTATCCGACTTCTCCGACCGTGTGCGCCTCTCATTGGCAAGGGCACCGAAATCCGACGAATCGAAACGGGTATCACTCGCATCGACTACTTCAAAGCACGAAGACAAGGCTTCTATAAAGCAGGAAGATACAGCTCCTGCAAAGACAGGCCCCGTTACTGAACCAGAGCCAGTTGAGACGCCGTCCAAAAAGACGTCCAAGATACCTTCGCTTGCAAATCTGCCTGCATTAGGGCCTGAAGATACTATTGCAGAGGGAGACTCGTGCATCATTTATGATTTCTTCCCTGCCAATGTTATACATCCCTCTAATCCGTCCAAGCCGCTCAAGGATTTGATTTTCCTACAGCTCTACAACGAAGTACGATGGCAAAAGATGCTGCACCGGCAAGGCGAGGTTCCACGTCTTGTATGCTGTCAGGGTGAGTTTGGAGACGACGGGTCAATGCCCGTATACCGCCACCCGGCAGACCAAACCCTACCTCTCTTACACTTTTCGCCCAAGGTGCACGTCATACGAAAGCAAGCCGAAAAGCTTGTCGGCCATCCACTCAACCACGCATTGATTCAACTCTACCGCTCCGGTAGTGACTTTATATCTGAGCACTCTGACAAGACACTCGATATTGTCCAGGGCTCATCAATAGTTAATGTAAGCTTTGGGTCACAGCGTACAATGCGCCTACGGACCAAAAAACCCCTGTCCAAAACCGACGAGCCCGGCACTGCAGACGACGCGACCGACCAACGCAAAACGCAACGCGTACCCATGCCACACAATTCCATGTTTGTCCTAGGCCTGAAGAGCAACTCCAAGTGGCTCCACGGCATCCAACCCGACAAGCGCATTGCCTCCGAACGCAGCGCCGCAGAAACAAGCTACAACGGCATGCGCATCAGCCTCACCTTCCGCCAAATCGGTACCTTCCTCGACGCCAAAGAAACCACAATCTGGGGCCGAGGCGCCACCTCGAAAACCACCCGCGACGCCGCCGATGTCATCAACaacgacgaagaagaagcccAGCGTCTAATCATCGCCTTCTCGCGCGAAAATCAAGACCCAGATTTCTCCTGGCAAGACCACTACGGCGACGGCTTCGACGTCCTCCACCTACACAACCCACCCCCACCTGACACGCCCCTCCTCTTCGCCTCCAACAACACCATAGAAACCCAACAAGCCATGATCGGGCTTGCTGAAGCAAAAATCTCATACACACTCATTGATGCCCCACAGCTAGACATGTCCTATGAACTAGACCGCCAAGTCACCTTCCGTGACAACGACACCCACCACACTGAGATTCACATGTCTTCCTCTGTCCTCTTATACCTAGACCGTTACCACGCACTCGATACGTCCTCCGCTTCTAACCCCGTCACAGCCAACGCGTACCTCGTTATGCTGCTCACTGCCGGAATCATTAAAGCGTGGTTGAACAGAAGGGTGCCGGGGTATGAAGCCGAGCTGAGAAATCTGGTGCTGAGACTGGAAGAGGAGGTCGGGGTACTGGGAGGCCCATTTGTAGCAGGGAGTAGGTTTAGTATTGCAGATTGTTACGTTTGGCCCGTTGTACATGTGTTGGTAGGGGAGTGGGAGGGTTGGGATAAGGCGGCCATGGGTGGGTTGGAGGATTGGTATAGGAAGTGttggaagaagaaggcgTGTGTCAAGAAGGTTGCTGGGTCACTGGCTGGAGGAGAGGTTGAAAAATGGGGGAAAGGCGGGTGTATATTGTGATCACCAAGTCCGTTTTCTCTGTTTTCTTTTAGTGCACACAGAATGGGCACGCACATGATCATACTCATAGAAGCTTTCAAACCACATCCAAAATACCCCACCTCCCCAATCATCTTCTCTCAAAAATACAGTGTTTCTCGGTCCATTTTTGTCATAAAAATCATTACACACATAACCTTCCGCCCAGCCACCAGCCATATCAGCTGTACAAACACATTTTCGGTATTAGTAAAGTCAGTAAGACCAATACGACACACCTCCCCACCCACATCGATTTGTATCTGTATGCTTTGAAGAATACACAAACTCCATATCTTGCACGTCGGTATCTTTTTGGGGGCGCCGGTGGGGTATACAAGAAAGGGAATACAGCACCTCCACACCCACATCCTTGTAATCGTTCTAGTTTTGGAAGACCGGAAAAACTCCATAGATACCCTCGACGGCATGTTTTAGAATGTTGTGGGAAAGGACACCACCGAACCACATGTATTGGTCGTTGTAAATTTTCAGAGACGGGAAGGTCCATGGAGATTGCAATGCTCATTTTTTTTTGGAATAAGAGGGAGGAAGGAGATGGCACAACCACATTCTTCGGTTATCTTGTGATTTTCAGGAACGGAAACTCGATACCACCACCATTTGCTCGTTTTTTGGAATAAGAGGAAAATACCACACGTCCCCAACCACATTAGTCGTGTTACGCATATATTTTAAGGACGGAAAGTCCATGACTTTCAACCTAGTCATTATTTGACAAAATAGGAAACAAGAAAGACCTCCGCCCCATATGAGATAGCGCCTGATGATCTTTTAAAAGACGGAAAGTCCATGGTCAACGTTGTGCATATGTTGATACGGCAAAGGTGAGGTTGAATCAAGTAAcggtcgttgcaacgagttgaagtAGATGGTTATGATTGATTAGAGGAGGTGGGCTGCAGCTCGCGTACGAACTGAATCCCACCCCACGGCACGGGCCACGCACGTAGTCACGTGCTCGCCACGTACGTACGGTGGCTCGAAACTAAGAGCAACCAACACTAGCTATCTTTTCTTCTGTCGTGTTAGTATCGCTGTGAAACGCTTAAATCTGCGATAAAAACGCGCAGCTAGGTAGCAGCTAGTTTCCTATCCGTGACTAGTGTGAACCACCGTAGTTCCCCTCCCATTCCACTCATCTATCCCATCCCACTTGTGTGTCTCATCTCGTCTAGGTATCGTGAGGAGTCGGCTCGGTCGCCTCAAGGTGGCTGGGGCCATGAGTTGACATCGTTGTCTCGCGGAGGTCGTCGTTGTTAGGGGCCGTGGCCCGGTTGTTGGCTCGATCGACCTATCCCTAGACCTGGAGCTCTAGCTCGTTGGTGTTGATAAGCTGCTCTATCGAGGTGTTGGCGGCTGCCTTAGTTATAACGTCTGCTAGGTTGTCGCGCCTATTGATCCAACGGATATCCGTGAGGTCACCTCGCTCGTAACCTTCACGGATAGCCATAATATCAATCATAAGGCGCTTCTCCTTAGTGGTGCCGAGCTTGACGAGGCATTCGTACAGGGAGAGGGAGTCCGTACACACAACAATTAGTACGTGTAGGAGGGACAGGCGGTCTATAATGATGTTAAGGGTAGATCTAATAGCGATAGCAATGTCAACACTATAGGCTATTGCGTAGATCTTAGAGGTAAGGACACTACGGGTAATTCGCTTGCACTTAAGAGAGGACTAATAGATAATGTTACCGTAGATAGTAAAGCTAGTGTTGTTAGTAATCTCGTTGCCTAGGACAATTACATATCCTAttgttacggatccatagactcgctcggcccatggcccccatatcgataagatccttatcttatcggactagcgccttggcgcccacagcataagttcgggctcacaacgtagatagctcgat from Pyrenophora tritici-repentis strain M4 chromosome 1, whole genome shotgun sequence encodes the following:
- a CDS encoding isochorismatase family protein, with protein sequence MESLMDLVTQNQPHFQTRQALLVIGLQNDFCQPDGRLPVDTSTGFLERIGTLIPKFREISGNVIWVQTLYEADRIATGADTGEGDALVVGGLIDGDESSTEAGDEELGKEAALLPAQSRSSKHKQRALDLLKRVSARRKTLPKEIAKASVEEDDELFLLKSENRTPACVPGTSGAEFAGPFAGQIQRPADSVIKTTNYSAFQGTNLLMTLRAKLVTELFICGCITNVSVLATVIDAARHGVKICVVEDCLGFRKENRHDLALRRMDEFFDAYLVNSEEILSKEPLPTSKKPAKPDKDSQQALESALGKMSLGETKKAENELKTASERGPETSDKDFSDLLVRAATGQD
- a CDS encoding TPR domain-containing protein; protein product: MRNDCQRWVDEFSDKHWTNGNRSRVKKNMVQINLKLGQLYDVRYVNEPENGEKRLVEAVESALKEQQRRETEGVKEGEGPWMNDEEMGGTLEALATHYEQFDSHYLATPLFVKALQLCPPNSCHGVVLMNNISTCLAQQTPPSSSAPTLSSAPTDFPVSNSAPRALLIDQARTWATRALAHAAQIKAPDRTDECDVGCAVATHNLGEFFEMQGKTDEARQKYEEAMTLSKKIKFAEGVNNARLGIKRLKESKA
- a CDS encoding 2OG-FeII-Oxy-2 multi-domain protein, translating into MLHRQGEVPRLVCCQGEFGDDGSMPVYRHPADQTLPLLHFSPKVHVIRKQAEKLVGHPLNHALIQLYRSGSDFISEHSDKTLDIVQGSSIVNVSFGSQRTMRLRTKKPLSKTDEPGTADDATDQRKTQRVPMPHNSMFVLGLKSNSKWLHGIQPDKRIASERSAAETSYNGMRISLTFRQIGTFLDAKETTIWGRGATSKTTRDAADVINNDEEEAQRLIIAFSRENQDPDFSWQDHYGDGFDVLHLHNPPPPDTPLLFASNNTIETQQAMIGLAEAKISYTLIDAPQLDMSYELDRQVTFRDNDTHHTEIHMSSSVLLYLDRYHALDTSSASNPVTANAYLVMLLTAGIIKAWLNRRVPGYEAELRNLVLRLEEEVGVLGGPFVAGSRFSIADCYVWPVVHVLVGEWEGWDKAAMGGLEDWYRKCWKKKACVKKVAGSLAGGEVEKWGKGGCIL
- a CDS encoding putative duf159 domain protein, whose amino-acid sequence is MFDNGSDAIRTWLDPSRTEWNDALQSLLRPFHGKLECYPVSKDVGKVGNNSPSFLVPVDSAANKNNIANFFQSPQKQSVNRTEPDVKVEHEDETRATTDRIQGTEDNAPLPVSETHGIKREHDDDESELPSKRLNSNAAPSPAKTSKRQGTRSATNNGSAAKTTKDKASRKITAFFTSK